From Micromonospora rifamycinica, a single genomic window includes:
- a CDS encoding AMP-binding protein, with protein sequence MMPSRQDPPALLAARITATPDAPALAAEDGVLTWAQLGERVHRWRALLADAGVSSGDAVALMLGNRREAVEALLACLHSGVTVVPVNWHLTAPEVAYLLADAGARLLAVDPPRAEVGAKAAAEAGTVRAVVTGDQAAYGLAPVEPLLAAADPRTAPADQECGQLMIYTSGTTGRPKGVLNGLFVTGAPFARATRLLEYATGTLGVPTDGRVLLVGPWYHSAQLFYALLPLLNGATLVVRERFDPAATLATMAAERITECHLVPTQFVRLLRLDPAVRAAFSPASLRRIWHGGGACPPDVKRRMIEWWGPVLVEYYAATEGGVVTLIDSADWLAHPGSVGRAVPPNRIVVVDDDGRELGPHQRGRIFIRRPGRGFHYHNAAGKTRAAYLAPGVFTYGEVGHLDEDGYLYLTGRAQNMVVSGGVNVYPAEVEQVLVRHPDVRDAVVLGLPDEEYGERVAAVVEWEPDGGRPPWSALDAHCRRHLAGFKVPRSWRSVDAVPREPTGKVRLDQLRTLCGDDRWER encoded by the coding sequence ATGATGCCGAGTCGCCAGGACCCGCCCGCTCTCCTCGCCGCCCGGATCACCGCGACCCCCGACGCGCCGGCGCTCGCCGCCGAGGACGGCGTCCTCACCTGGGCGCAGCTGGGGGAGCGGGTGCACCGGTGGCGGGCGTTGCTCGCCGACGCGGGCGTCAGCTCCGGCGACGCGGTGGCGCTGATGCTCGGCAACCGCCGGGAGGCGGTGGAGGCGCTGCTGGCCTGCCTGCACTCCGGTGTCACGGTGGTGCCGGTCAACTGGCACCTCACCGCCCCGGAGGTCGCCTACCTGCTGGCGGACGCCGGGGCGCGGCTGCTCGCCGTCGACCCGCCGCGCGCCGAGGTGGGTGCCAAGGCGGCGGCCGAGGCGGGCACCGTCCGGGCGGTCGTCACCGGTGACCAGGCGGCGTACGGCCTGGCGCCGGTGGAGCCGCTGCTCGCCGCGGCCGACCCGCGGACGGCCCCCGCCGACCAGGAGTGCGGGCAGTTGATGATCTACACGTCGGGCACCACCGGCCGCCCCAAGGGCGTGCTCAACGGTCTGTTCGTCACCGGAGCGCCGTTCGCCCGGGCCACCCGCCTGCTCGAGTACGCCACCGGGACGCTCGGCGTGCCCACCGACGGGCGGGTGCTGCTGGTCGGGCCCTGGTACCACTCCGCCCAACTGTTCTACGCGCTGCTGCCCCTGCTCAACGGCGCGACCCTGGTCGTCCGGGAACGTTTCGACCCGGCCGCGACGCTGGCCACCATGGCCGCCGAGCGGATCACCGAGTGCCACCTGGTGCCGACCCAGTTCGTCCGGCTGCTGCGCCTCGACCCGGCCGTCCGGGCCGCGTTCTCCCCGGCCAGTCTGCGCCGGATCTGGCACGGCGGCGGGGCCTGCCCGCCGGACGTCAAGCGGCGCATGATCGAGTGGTGGGGTCCGGTGCTGGTCGAGTACTACGCGGCCACCGAAGGTGGGGTGGTCACCCTCATCGACTCGGCCGACTGGCTGGCCCACCCGGGCAGCGTGGGGCGGGCCGTGCCGCCGAACCGGATCGTCGTCGTCGACGACGACGGCCGTGAGCTCGGCCCCCACCAGCGGGGTCGGATCTTCATCCGGCGGCCCGGCCGCGGCTTCCACTACCACAACGCGGCGGGCAAGACCCGGGCCGCGTACCTCGCGCCGGGTGTCTTCACCTACGGCGAGGTGGGTCACCTCGACGAGGACGGCTACCTGTACCTCACCGGCCGCGCCCAGAACATGGTCGTCTCCGGCGGCGTGAACGTCTACCCGGCCGAGGTCGAGCAGGTGCTGGTACGGCACCCGGACGTGCGCGACGCCGTGGTCCTCGGCCTGCCCGACGAGGAGTACGGCGAGCGGGTCGCCGCCGTCGTCGAGTGGGAGCCCGACGGTGGGCGACCGCCCTGGTCGGCGCTGGACGCGCACTGCCGGCGGCACCTCGCCGGGTTCAAGGTGCCCCGCTCGTGGCGGTCGGTCGACGCCGTGCCCCGCGAGCCGACCGGCAAGGTCCGGCTCGACCAGTTGCGCACGCTCTGCGGAGACGACCGATGGGAGCGGTGA
- a CDS encoding class II aldolase/adducin family protein: MSFPPDTPALRQQRMAHLAATLRLFAELGYDEGAGGHITVRDPERPDCFWINPFGMYFGQVRVSDLLLVGADGQVLGGKGRINPAGFVIHSAVHTARPDVVCAVHTHSVYGRAFSTLGRLLDPITQDACAFYGDHSLFDDYTGVVLDAEEGRRIAAALGPGKATILRNHGLLTVGGSVAEAAWWFVAMERSCQVQLAAEAAGKPVPIGPEDAERTREVIGSPGIGRYNFKPLYAGVLRRHPDLLD; the protein is encoded by the coding sequence ATGAGTTTCCCTCCTGACACACCGGCTCTCCGCCAGCAGCGCATGGCACACCTGGCCGCCACGCTGCGGTTGTTCGCCGAACTCGGCTACGACGAGGGCGCGGGTGGACACATCACCGTCCGCGACCCGGAGCGGCCCGACTGCTTCTGGATCAACCCGTTCGGCATGTACTTCGGTCAGGTCAGGGTCAGCGACCTGCTGCTGGTCGGTGCGGACGGGCAGGTGCTGGGCGGCAAGGGCCGGATCAACCCGGCCGGGTTCGTCATCCACTCGGCGGTGCACACCGCCCGGCCCGACGTCGTCTGCGCCGTTCACACCCACTCGGTGTACGGCCGGGCCTTCTCCACCCTGGGCCGGCTCCTCGACCCGATCACGCAGGACGCCTGCGCCTTCTACGGCGACCACAGCCTCTTCGACGACTACACCGGCGTGGTGCTCGACGCCGAGGAGGGCCGGCGGATCGCCGCCGCGCTGGGCCCCGGCAAGGCCACCATCCTGCGCAACCACGGCCTGTTGACCGTCGGCGGCTCGGTGGCGGAGGCGGCCTGGTGGTTCGTCGCCATGGAACGGTCCTGCCAGGTGCAGCTCGCCGCCGAGGCGGCCGGCAAGCCGGTGCCCATCGGTCCGGAGGACGCCGAGCGCACCCGCGAGGTGATCGGCTCGCCGGGCATCGGCCGGTACAACTTCAAGCCCCTCTACGCGGGGGTCCTGCGCCGCCACCCGGACCTGCTGGACTGA
- a CDS encoding 2-hydroxychromene-2-carboxylate isomerase has product MTRAPARPRLFFSFRSPYSWLTVRRLRATVPTAFTDFDWFPYWDPDARTAEALAARGAEFHYVQMSRAKHLYLLMDTKRLVQREGVPMAWPIDVDPHWEVPHLGWLAARRAGRAAPFYDEVVAARWERGENICDPAVVAGCAERAGLEPALVTGAVDDPQLRDEGAGCLERAYLDDIFGIPYLKWGRHRFWGLDRLDGFLAVWRPDPAAAGSAPAAGGGSGAAATVAAAPAPAVAQEAVRLPDRAEAIVASGGYDTDTTGGCG; this is encoded by the coding sequence GTGACCCGCGCACCCGCCCGCCCGCGGCTGTTCTTCTCCTTCCGCAGCCCGTACAGCTGGCTGACGGTCCGCCGGCTGCGCGCCACCGTGCCGACCGCGTTCACGGACTTCGACTGGTTCCCCTACTGGGATCCGGACGCCCGGACCGCCGAGGCGCTCGCCGCGCGCGGCGCGGAGTTCCACTACGTGCAGATGAGCCGGGCGAAGCACCTCTACCTGCTGATGGACACCAAGCGCCTGGTGCAGCGCGAGGGTGTGCCGATGGCCTGGCCGATCGACGTCGACCCGCACTGGGAGGTGCCGCACCTCGGCTGGCTGGCCGCCCGCCGCGCCGGCCGGGCGGCGCCCTTCTACGACGAGGTGGTCGCCGCCCGCTGGGAGCGGGGCGAGAACATCTGCGACCCCGCGGTGGTGGCCGGCTGCGCCGAGCGGGCCGGACTGGAACCGGCCCTGGTCACCGGCGCTGTCGACGACCCGCAGCTGCGGGACGAGGGGGCGGGCTGCCTCGAACGCGCCTACCTCGACGACATCTTCGGGATCCCGTACCTCAAGTGGGGGCGGCACCGGTTCTGGGGGCTCGACCGGCTGGACGGCTTCCTGGCGGTGTGGCGGCCGGACCCGGCAGCCGCCGGGTCCGCTCCGGCCGCCGGTGGCGGCTCCGGTGCGGCGGCGACCGTCGCCGCCGCGCCCGCTCCGGCCGTGGCCCAGGAGGCGGTACGACTTCCCGACCGGGCGGAGGCGATCGTGGCCTCCGGCGGTTACGACACCGACACGACGGGTGGTTGCGGATGA
- a CDS encoding thioesterase family protein, producing the protein MSTLAPPAPTPSVLVSRPRYEGANIRTWIGFKHFMYLVEEAVLNWLRDQGHGAHALFHQHGLGTEIVDCSVQLPAVLEVDDEVRAEVVAGTGRRLRVQLSVSRGDQDVVVLRGHVTVALLPETDGPVHRPAPAALATWEAATLDAATGLRSELALPADADPASVLTPDGSGAFLWSWRAPYFYCHFSDRVQHSGYVRALEEVVDRFLADRGISVGRMLAERAWIPVVSRARVRLAEPAHMEETVHTVFTVDDVLREMMFSGRMDCWVHRGDRLVLVATATILHGYAISRGPDAGQLARLDPEVCAILTGDRP; encoded by the coding sequence GTGAGCACCCTCGCCCCGCCCGCGCCCACCCCGAGCGTCCTGGTCAGCCGACCGCGCTACGAGGGCGCCAACATCCGCACCTGGATCGGCTTCAAGCACTTCATGTACCTGGTGGAGGAGGCCGTCCTGAACTGGCTGCGCGATCAGGGCCACGGCGCCCACGCGCTGTTCCACCAGCACGGCCTCGGCACCGAGATCGTCGACTGCTCGGTGCAGCTGCCGGCGGTGCTGGAGGTGGACGACGAGGTCCGCGCCGAGGTGGTCGCCGGCACCGGGCGGCGGCTGCGGGTGCAGCTGTCGGTGAGCCGTGGCGACCAGGACGTCGTGGTGCTGCGCGGCCACGTCACCGTCGCCCTGCTGCCCGAGACCGACGGGCCGGTGCACCGGCCCGCCCCGGCGGCCCTCGCGACCTGGGAGGCGGCCACCCTCGACGCGGCGACCGGCCTGCGCTCGGAACTCGCGCTGCCGGCCGACGCCGACCCCGCGTCGGTGTTGACGCCGGACGGCTCGGGGGCCTTCCTCTGGTCCTGGCGGGCACCGTACTTCTACTGCCACTTCTCCGACCGGGTGCAGCACTCCGGCTACGTGCGCGCCCTGGAGGAGGTCGTCGACCGGTTCCTCGCCGACCGGGGCATCTCGGTGGGCCGCATGCTGGCCGAACGCGCGTGGATCCCGGTGGTCTCCCGGGCCCGGGTACGACTGGCCGAGCCGGCCCACATGGAGGAGACGGTGCACACCGTCTTCACCGTCGACGACGTGCTCCGGGAGATGATGTTCAGCGGCCGGATGGACTGCTGGGTCCACCGGGGCGACCGGCTGGTCCTGGTGGCCACGGCGACCATCCTGCACGGCTACGCGATCAGCCGGGGACCGGACGCCGGCCAGCTCGCCCGGCTCGACCCCGAGGTGTGCGCGATCCTCACCGGGGACCGGCCGTGA
- a CDS encoding alpha/beta fold hydrolase codes for MTTSVRQLRPPTPDGPLVVFAHGLEDSWASWLPLSNVLPSDWYPVALDLPWRPGNDYRWRHRPSSQWLADGLDGLDRRPDLLVAHSYGANALLELLCAGDRRVPDTVILICPLYRPPDVVVTWRLFERARRSFEQHIHDSLRSRLGTRLRALDPDVVDRMIAKAFDRVGPSGFLTVFDQFSASASMRLDRVTARVLVLAGGSDPTLSPQAARTLADGMPHAVLSVGESYDHFCYARQPEDVASRLRAFLDVSPVVSGHPEGAAT; via the coding sequence GTGACGACGAGCGTACGGCAGCTGCGGCCGCCCACACCGGACGGTCCGCTGGTGGTCTTCGCGCACGGGCTCGAGGACTCCTGGGCGAGCTGGCTGCCGTTGAGCAACGTGCTGCCGTCCGACTGGTACCCGGTCGCCCTCGACCTGCCCTGGCGGCCCGGCAACGACTACCGGTGGCGGCACCGGCCCTCGTCGCAGTGGCTCGCCGACGGCCTCGACGGCCTCGACCGGCGGCCGGACCTGCTGGTGGCCCACTCCTACGGCGCCAACGCCCTGCTCGAACTGCTCTGTGCCGGCGACCGGCGGGTGCCGGACACCGTCATCCTGATCTGCCCGCTGTACCGCCCGCCGGACGTGGTGGTGACCTGGCGGCTGTTTGAACGCGCCCGGCGCTCCTTCGAGCAGCACATCCACGACTCGCTGCGCAGCCGGCTCGGCACGCGGCTGCGCGCCCTGGACCCCGACGTGGTGGACCGGATGATCGCCAAGGCGTTCGACCGGGTCGGCCCCTCCGGGTTCCTGACCGTGTTCGACCAGTTCAGCGCCAGCGCCTCGATGCGGCTGGACCGGGTGACCGCCCGGGTGCTGGTGCTCGCCGGCGGCTCCGATCCGACGCTGTCCCCCCAGGCGGCGCGGACCCTGGCCGACGGCATGCCGCACGCGGTGCTGTCGGTCGGCGAAAGCTACGACCACTTCTGTTACGCCCGCCAGCCGGAGGATGTCGCGTCCCGCCTACGGGCCTTCCTCGACGTGTCCCCCGTCGTCAGCGGTCATCCCGAAGGAGCAGCTACGTGA
- a CDS encoding beta-ketoacyl synthase N-terminal-like domain-containing protein — protein sequence MTGTPAPAVVVTSYSIHLPADDRFATAAGLPPVATAAGLPAVTPGCPADQAYTLLGRKGLLYKEPATRLALCAAHRALCLPDGARPDVPLDPGTAVVAASNLGNVATVVDVTRAVAREGSRGVSPMAAPNASSNVVASSIAMWFRLAGPNLMVCSGETAGLDALALGALLLRARRADRVLVVGAEPDDETAVAVRGHAAGAPPLRAGAACVVLEPATRAVAPLATVTVGPTVRHRADVPPWPVPVVVGPGHLDPAAAWGDGYGFQGVLQTALATRLVAEGTDGVAVLCGGTDDGWRTALLAPPGGQP from the coding sequence ATGACCGGCACGCCGGCCCCCGCCGTGGTCGTCACCTCCTACAGCATCCACCTGCCCGCCGACGACCGCTTCGCCACCGCCGCCGGCCTGCCGCCAGTCGCCACCGCCGCCGGCCTGCCGGCGGTCACGCCCGGCTGCCCGGCCGACCAGGCGTACACCCTGCTCGGCCGCAAGGGGCTGCTGTACAAGGAACCGGCCACCCGGCTCGCGCTCTGCGCCGCGCACCGGGCGCTGTGCCTGCCCGACGGCGCACGCCCCGACGTCCCGCTCGATCCCGGCACCGCCGTGGTGGCCGCCAGCAACCTCGGCAACGTCGCCACGGTCGTCGACGTGACCCGCGCCGTCGCCCGCGAGGGCAGCCGGGGGGTCAGCCCGATGGCGGCACCGAACGCCTCCAGCAACGTGGTCGCCAGCAGCATCGCGATGTGGTTCCGCCTCGCCGGACCGAACCTGATGGTCTGCTCCGGCGAGACCGCCGGCCTGGACGCGCTGGCGCTCGGCGCCCTGCTGCTGCGCGCCCGCCGGGCCGACCGGGTGCTGGTGGTCGGCGCGGAACCCGACGACGAGACCGCGGTGGCGGTCCGTGGCCACGCCGCCGGCGCCCCACCGCTGCGCGCCGGGGCCGCCTGCGTGGTCCTGGAACCCGCCACCCGCGCCGTCGCCCCGCTGGCCACGGTGACCGTCGGACCGACCGTGCGGCACCGCGCCGACGTACCCCCGTGGCCGGTCCCGGTCGTGGTCGGCCCCGGCCACCTCGATCCGGCCGCCGCCTGGGGCGACGGCTACGGATTCCAGGGGGTGCTCCAGACGGCGCTCGCCACGCGGCTCGTCGCCGAGGGCACGGACGGCGTCGCGGTGCTCTGCGGCGGCACCGACGACGGCTGGCGTACCGCCCTGCTCGCCCCGCCCGGGGGGCAGCCGTGA
- a CDS encoding beta-ketoacyl synthase N-terminal-like domain-containing protein yields MTALIAASSLRTCFGDGARTFAALLDGRSGVGGLRHPLTAQLNVTAGYQIDEPAPGVALRAGTWLRECVDEVLTRAAVDPRRHRVVALVGTGLRELAAVEEMARTGAATTPSRLHFGPAVRDAAPELAEVVTLANACSAGGHALALAQDLIETGEADAVVVGAADTTTTSMLAMIGKVTPSPTTQVRPFDRDRTGVLLGEGAAALVVVGETWAGPAVGRLLATGLSCDAVHETAPDVDGICRAVRDAWTRAGRGPHEADLVVAHGTGTALNDPTECAALLRCLPRPEAPLVTGIKGAVGHLSGAAALANVDVALRCLASGTVPPVVGLTNPLPEGDGLSFVREVPARRDVTLAQVNAFGFGGVNAVTLVEAR; encoded by the coding sequence ATGACGGCGTTGATCGCGGCGAGCAGCCTCCGCACGTGCTTCGGCGACGGCGCGCGGACCTTCGCCGCCCTGCTGGACGGACGCAGCGGAGTGGGCGGGCTGCGGCACCCCCTCACCGCCCAGCTCAACGTGACGGCCGGCTACCAGATCGACGAGCCCGCCCCCGGGGTGGCCCTGCGGGCCGGCACCTGGCTGCGGGAGTGCGTCGACGAGGTGCTGACCCGGGCCGCCGTCGACCCGCGCCGCCACCGGGTCGTGGCGCTCGTCGGCACCGGGCTGCGGGAACTGGCCGCCGTGGAGGAGATGGCCCGCACCGGCGCGGCCACCACCCCGTCCCGCCTGCACTTCGGCCCCGCAGTCCGGGACGCCGCGCCCGAGCTGGCCGAGGTGGTGACCCTCGCCAACGCGTGCAGCGCGGGCGGGCACGCCCTCGCGCTCGCCCAGGACCTGATCGAGACCGGCGAGGCCGACGCGGTCGTCGTCGGTGCCGCCGACACGACGACCACCTCGATGCTCGCGATGATCGGCAAGGTCACCCCGTCGCCCACCACCCAGGTCCGCCCGTTCGACCGGGACCGCACCGGCGTCCTGCTCGGCGAGGGCGCCGCCGCGCTCGTCGTGGTCGGCGAGACGTGGGCCGGCCCGGCCGTCGGTCGGCTCCTGGCCACCGGGCTGTCCTGCGACGCCGTGCACGAGACCGCCCCCGACGTCGACGGGATCTGCCGGGCGGTGCGCGACGCCTGGACCCGGGCCGGTCGCGGCCCGCACGAGGCGGACCTGGTGGTCGCCCACGGCACCGGCACCGCCCTGAACGACCCCACCGAGTGCGCCGCGCTGCTGCGGTGCCTGCCCCGACCGGAGGCACCCCTGGTCACCGGCATCAAGGGCGCGGTCGGCCACCTGTCGGGCGCCGCCGCCCTGGCCAACGTCGACGTGGCACTGCGCTGTCTGGCCAGCGGCACCGTGCCGCCGGTCGTCGGGCTGACGAACCCCCTGCCCGAGGGCGACGGACTCAGCTTCGTCCGGGAGGTGCCCGCCCGACGGGACGTCACCCTCGCCCAGGTCAACGCCTTCGGCTTCGGCGGCGTGAACGCGGTGACGCTGGTGGAGGCGCGATGA